The Magnolia sinica isolate HGM2019 chromosome 9, MsV1, whole genome shotgun sequence genome contains a region encoding:
- the LOC131256416 gene encoding tetraspanin-8-like — MIRISNNLIGVLNILTIILSIPLFISAIYVSHHSNSQCDRFIRVPLLVLAILLFFISLCGFIGSCCRVTFFLWIYLFIMFLLILGLMGFTVFAFVITNKGAGEVISGRGYKEYRLGNYSLWLQKRVRDERNWLKIKSCLSEAKVCGSLGRGAVYEKAAEFYKMNLTPIQSGCCKPPSYCGFIYQNATFWSQPKSGVKSNEKDCLTWSNDQNRLCFECESCKAGVLANLKHDWRKVAIVNVSVLVFVIIIYSIGCCAFRNNRYDTGHKTRAYP; from the exons ATGATCCGCATAAGCAACAACCTCATCGGCGTCCTAAATATCCTCACCATCATCCTCTCCATTCCTTTGTTTATCTCAGCCATCTACGTGAGCCACCATTCCAATTCCCAATGTGATAGATTCATCCGCGTCCCTCTCCTTGTATTGGCTATTTTACTATTTTTCATCTCCCTCTGTGGTTTCATTGGATCATGCTGCCGTGTTACATTCTTCTTATGGATTTATCTCTTCATCATGTTCTTGCTGATACTCGGGCTCATGGGTTTTACTGTCTTTGCATTCGTGATAACGAATAAAGGAGCCGGAGAGGTCATATCAGGGAGAGGTTACAAAGAATACCGGCTTGGGAACTACTCGCTTTGGTTGCAAAAACGCGTTAGGGATGAGCGGAATTGGTTGAAGATTAAGAGCTGCTTGAGTGAGGCGAAGGTTTGTGGCAGTCTCGGCCGTGGTGCCGTTTATGAGAAAGCGGCTGAGTTCTATAAGATGAACCTCACGCCGATCCAG TCAGGTTGCTGCAAGCCACCTTCTTACTGTGGTTTCATATACCAAAATGCCACATTTTGGTCCCAACCGAAATCTGGGGTGAAGTCTAATGAAAAGGATTGCTTGACATGGAgcaatgatcagaaccgtctaTGTTTCGAATGTGAATCATGCAAGGCTGGGGTCCTCGCTAACTTGAAGCACGATTGGCGGAAAGTTGCAATTGTAAATGTATCTGTCCTTGTATTCGTCATCATCATCTACTCCATTGGTTGCTGCGCTTTCAGAAACAACAGATACGACACCGGTCACAAGACACGAGCCTACCCTTAA